In the genome of Staphylococcus durrellii, one region contains:
- a CDS encoding glycerol-3-phosphate responsive antiterminator, which produces MQQHILPAIRTMKDLEKLINTDYKECVLLDTHIGHLKSIMELLEKHNLETYIHIDLIKGMSHDEFACEYIIQNYKPKGIVSTKTKVIKKAKVLNTTSILRVFVIDSHALTRSIELINRIEPDFVEVLPGIASKAIKVIGEETNAKVIAGGLIKEQEEVDQAIKCGAKYITSSDRSLW; this is translated from the coding sequence ATGCAACAACATATTTTACCTGCAATTAGAACAATGAAGGATTTAGAAAAATTAATAAACACTGACTATAAAGAATGTGTTTTATTAGATACACATATTGGTCATCTGAAAAGTATAATGGAATTATTAGAAAAACATAATTTGGAAACTTATATCCATATTGATTTAATTAAAGGCATGAGTCACGATGAATTTGCATGCGAATATATTATTCAAAATTATAAGCCTAAAGGTATCGTATCAACAAAAACTAAAGTAATAAAAAAAGCTAAAGTACTAAACACAACATCAATTTTAAGAGTGTTCGTCATAGATAGTCATGCACTAACACGTAGTATTGAACTTATTAATCGTATTGAGCCTGACTTTGTTGAAGTGCTTCCCGGTATTGCAAGTAAAGCAATTAAAGTTATTGGCGAAGAAACGAATGCCAAAGTAATTGCAGGTGGGTTAATTAAAGAGCAGGAAGAAGTAGACCAAGCGATTAAATGCGGGGCAAAATATATAACTTCAAGCGATCGAAGTTTATGGTAA
- the mutL gene encoding DNA mismatch repair endonuclease MutL: protein MGKIKELQTSLANKIAAGEVVERPGSVVKELLENAIDAKATEINIEVEESGVSSIRVVDNGTGISEDDLDLVFHRHATSKLDNDDDLFHIRTLGFRGEALASISSVAKVTLKTCTDNAEGHEIYAENGAIINKKPAKAKRGTDIRVESLFYNTPARLKYIKSLYTELGKISDIINRMAMSHPDIRISLVADGKTIIHTNGSGKTNEVMAEIYGMKVAKDLVHISGDTSDYHLEGFVAKPEHSRSNKHYMSIFINGRYIKNFVLNKAILEGYHTLLTIGRYPICYINITMDPILVDVNVHPTKLEVRLSKEEQLYKLIVEKIQDAFKDKILIPHNDIDKINKKNKVLEQFEQQKIQFDQRAKDRLQKEQERQEEQQNEAIEDTSIQQEDYTEKSQSQDYIKEDNDSYQAQQRQALTELESSEELDLKVDYNDVVKDKVSNNPSRRVPYMEVVGQVHGTYIIAQNENGMFMIDQHAAQERIKYEHFRDKIGEVSNEVQNLLIPLTFHFSKDELIIIEQYKDELAKVGVKLEPFGGHDYIVDSYPVWFPKAEAEEIIKDMIEYVLEHKKVNISKIREEAAIMMSCKKSIKANHYLKNNEMADLVNQLRETEDPFTCPHGRPIIINFSNYELERLFKRIM from the coding sequence TTGGGCAAAATTAAAGAATTACAAACTTCGCTGGCTAACAAAATCGCAGCGGGTGAAGTTGTAGAAAGACCCGGATCAGTAGTGAAAGAATTGTTAGAGAATGCTATAGATGCTAAAGCAACCGAAATTAATATAGAAGTTGAAGAATCAGGCGTATCATCTATTAGAGTAGTAGATAATGGTACAGGCATAAGCGAAGATGATTTAGATTTAGTTTTTCATCGTCATGCAACGAGTAAATTAGACAATGATGATGATTTATTTCATATAAGAACATTAGGGTTTCGTGGGGAAGCTTTAGCAAGTATTTCTTCAGTTGCTAAGGTCACGTTAAAAACTTGCACCGATAATGCTGAAGGTCATGAAATTTATGCTGAGAATGGTGCTATTATAAATAAAAAACCAGCAAAAGCTAAAAGAGGCACAGACATCAGAGTTGAATCATTATTTTATAATACGCCAGCAAGACTAAAATATATTAAAAGTTTATATACCGAATTAGGTAAAATTAGCGATATTATAAATCGTATGGCAATGAGCCATCCTGATATACGTATTTCATTAGTGGCTGATGGAAAGACGATTATTCATACTAATGGTTCGGGCAAAACAAATGAAGTAATGGCAGAAATATACGGTATGAAGGTTGCTAAAGACTTAGTGCATATCTCCGGAGATACAAGTGATTATCACTTAGAAGGATTTGTCGCTAAACCAGAACATTCACGTAGTAATAAGCATTATATGTCGATTTTTATTAACGGCCGTTATATTAAAAACTTTGTGTTGAATAAGGCTATTTTGGAAGGATACCATACATTATTAACGATAGGACGTTACCCTATTTGCTATATAAATATTACGATGGATCCTATTTTAGTAGATGTGAATGTACACCCAACTAAGTTAGAAGTACGTTTATCTAAAGAAGAACAACTGTATAAACTAATTGTTGAAAAAATCCAAGATGCATTTAAAGATAAAATTTTGATACCGCATAATGATATTGATAAAATCAATAAAAAGAATAAGGTTCTAGAACAATTTGAACAACAAAAAATTCAATTTGATCAAAGAGCGAAAGATAGACTTCAGAAAGAACAAGAACGACAAGAAGAACAACAGAATGAAGCTATAGAAGATACTTCAATACAGCAGGAAGATTATACAGAAAAGAGTCAATCGCAAGACTATATTAAAGAAGATAATGATAGTTATCAGGCACAACAAAGACAAGCTTTAACAGAGCTTGAATCTAGTGAAGAATTAGATTTAAAGGTTGACTACAATGATGTCGTTAAGGACAAAGTTTCTAATAACCCATCAAGACGAGTACCTTATATGGAAGTGGTTGGCCAAGTACATGGTACTTATATTATAGCTCAAAATGAAAATGGTATGTTTATGATAGACCAACATGCTGCCCAAGAACGTATTAAATACGAACACTTTAGAGATAAGATAGGCGAAGTATCTAATGAGGTACAAAACTTATTAATTCCACTTACATTTCATTTTTCTAAAGATGAATTAATAATAATAGAACAATATAAAGATGAATTGGCCAAAGTAGGCGTTAAATTAGAACCATTTGGCGGCCATGATTATATTGTAGATAGTTATCCTGTCTGGTTTCCGAAGGCAGAAGCGGAAGAAATCATAAAAGATATGATTGAATATGTGTTAGAACATAAAAAAGTTAATATTAGCAAGATTCGTGAAGAAGCCGCTATTATGATGAGTTGCAAAAAATCAATTAAGGCTAATCATTATTTAAAAAATAATGAAATGGCTGATTTAGTAAATCAATTAAGAGAAACTGAAGATCCCTTCACTTGTCCTCATGGCAGACCAATTATTATTAACTTTAGTAATTATGAATTAGAGCGACTTTTTAAACGAATAATGTAG
- the mutS gene encoding DNA mismatch repair protein MutS: MANETPMMQQYLKIKAQYQDCLLFFRLGDFYEMFFEDAQEASRVLEITLTKRDAKKENPIPMCGVPYHSADSYIETLINNGYKVAICEQMEDAKLTKSMVKREVVRVVTPGTVMEHGGVEDTQNNYILSFINHGNQYALSYCDVSTGELKVTHFDDQATLINEITTINPNEIVVHEPVEAQLQRQISLTTETITVSETISDMKYGVNNLEDQAMYTATQLLLDYIHHTQKRDLSHIEAVVTYEAVDFMKMDFYAKRNLELTESIRLKSKKGTLLWLMDETKTPMGARRLKQWIDRPLIHRQQIEARLDTVEQFITHFIERDTLRSYLNQVYDIERLVGRVSYGNVNARDLIQLKYSIMEIPNIKALLNDFNEKMPAHFEALEPLDDLLAVLENSIVEEPPISVKDGGLFKKGFNKQLDEYLEASQNGKSWLAELQSKERKRTGIKSLKISFNKVFGYFIEITRANLQGFDPNAFGYSRKQTLSNAERFITDELKEKEDIILGAEDKAIELEYQLFSELREHIKTYTERLQQQAKIISELDCLQSFAEIAQKYNYVRPSFSNDKTLQLEDSRHPVVERVMDHNDYVPNSCKLDQETFIYLITGPNMSGKSTYMRQVAIISIMAQMGAYVPCSSAIVPLFDQIFTRIGAADDLVSGKSTFMVEMLEAQKALANATENSLIIFDEIGRGTSTYDGLALAQSMIEYVANTSNAKTLFSTHYHELTTLDQSLPSLKNVHVAANEYNGELIFLHKVKDGAVDDSYGIQVAKLAHLPEAVIDRAQIILEQFEQYNTYQLANKQSLHNDTVEQYNVENEVANNSKQYEQTSFDLFAQQPAESEIELAIKSMNLSNMTPIEALVKLNELQNQLK; this comes from the coding sequence ATGGCTAATGAAACTCCTATGATGCAACAATATTTAAAAATCAAAGCTCAATATCAAGACTGCCTATTATTTTTTAGACTAGGTGACTTTTATGAAATGTTTTTTGAAGATGCTCAAGAAGCTTCTAGAGTGTTAGAAATTACTTTAACCAAAAGAGATGCCAAAAAAGAAAATCCAATACCTATGTGTGGTGTACCGTATCATTCAGCAGATAGCTATATTGAAACGCTGATTAATAATGGATATAAAGTTGCTATATGTGAACAAATGGAAGACGCCAAACTGACAAAGAGTATGGTTAAAAGAGAAGTAGTGAGAGTTGTAACTCCGGGAACTGTAATGGAACACGGTGGAGTAGAAGATACTCAAAACAATTATATTTTAAGTTTTATTAATCATGGTAACCAATATGCTTTAAGCTACTGTGATGTGTCAACTGGAGAACTAAAAGTTACACATTTTGATGACCAGGCCACTTTAATTAATGAAATTACAACAATCAATCCCAATGAAATAGTTGTCCATGAGCCGGTAGAAGCACAATTACAAAGACAAATCAGTTTGACGACTGAAACAATTACTGTTTCTGAAACAATTTCGGATATGAAATATGGTGTTAATAATTTAGAAGATCAAGCAATGTACACAGCTACCCAATTGTTGTTAGATTATATCCATCATACACAAAAAAGAGACTTATCACATATTGAAGCCGTAGTTACTTATGAAGCGGTAGACTTTATGAAGATGGATTTTTACGCTAAGCGCAATTTAGAGCTAACAGAAAGTATAAGGTTAAAATCTAAAAAAGGCACTCTATTGTGGTTAATGGATGAAACAAAAACGCCTATGGGTGCTAGAAGATTAAAACAATGGATAGATCGCCCATTAATTCATCGACAACAAATAGAAGCGCGTTTGGATACTGTAGAACAATTTATTACGCATTTTATTGAACGAGATACGTTACGTAGTTATTTAAACCAAGTATATGATATTGAACGTTTAGTAGGTCGAGTTAGCTATGGAAACGTTAATGCACGTGATTTAATTCAGTTAAAATACTCCATAATGGAAATTCCAAATATTAAAGCATTACTAAATGATTTTAATGAAAAGATGCCTGCACATTTTGAAGCTTTAGAACCATTAGATGATTTATTAGCAGTGCTTGAGAATAGTATAGTTGAAGAGCCACCAATTTCTGTTAAAGACGGAGGTTTATTCAAAAAAGGATTTAACAAACAACTCGATGAATATTTAGAAGCTTCTCAAAATGGAAAGTCTTGGCTTGCTGAACTCCAAAGTAAGGAGCGTAAGCGTACAGGAATAAAATCATTAAAAATTAGTTTTAACAAAGTGTTTGGTTATTTTATTGAAATTACGAGAGCTAATTTGCAAGGATTTGACCCCAACGCTTTTGGTTATAGTCGCAAACAAACTTTATCTAATGCCGAAAGATTTATAACCGATGAACTGAAAGAAAAAGAAGATATTATTTTAGGTGCTGAAGATAAAGCAATCGAACTAGAATATCAATTATTTAGTGAGTTGCGTGAACATATTAAAACTTATACAGAGAGGCTACAGCAACAAGCTAAAATTATTTCGGAACTAGATTGTTTACAAAGTTTTGCTGAAATTGCTCAAAAGTATAATTATGTACGACCATCATTTAGTAATGATAAGACATTACAATTAGAAGATTCGCGACATCCAGTCGTAGAACGTGTGATGGACCATAATGATTATGTTCCAAATAGCTGTAAGTTAGATCAAGAAACTTTTATTTATCTTATCACTGGTCCTAATATGTCTGGTAAATCAACTTATATGCGTCAAGTGGCGATCATAAGTATAATGGCTCAAATGGGCGCTTATGTTCCTTGTAGTTCGGCCATTGTTCCGTTATTTGACCAAATTTTCACGCGTATCGGAGCAGCCGATGATTTAGTATCAGGCAAAAGTACGTTTATGGTGGAAATGCTGGAAGCGCAAAAAGCTTTAGCTAATGCTACAGAAAATAGTTTAATTATTTTTGATGAAATCGGGCGAGGGACTTCTACTTATGATGGTTTAGCATTAGCGCAGTCCATGATTGAGTATGTAGCAAATACATCAAACGCCAAAACGCTGTTCTCTACGCATTATCATGAATTAACTACGTTAGATCAATCCTTACCTAGTTTGAAAAATGTCCATGTAGCAGCTAATGAATATAATGGAGAACTTATATTTTTACACAAGGTAAAAGACGGTGCTGTAGATGATAGCTATGGTATTCAAGTCGCGAAATTAGCACATTTACCTGAAGCAGTAATCGACCGAGCGCAAATTATTTTAGAGCAATTTGAGCAATATAATACTTATCAATTAGCGAACAAGCAATCCCTGCATAACGACACTGTAGAACAATATAATGTCGAAAATGAAGTGGCAAATAATAGCAAACAGTATGAGCAAACATCATTTGACTTGTTTGCACAACAGCCAGCAGAGAGCGAAATAGAATTAGCTATAAAAAGTATGAATTTATCGAATATGACACCTATTGAAGCATTGGTTAAATTAAATGAACTACAAAATCAATTGAAATAG
- the thiW gene encoding energy coupling factor transporter S component ThiW, with protein sequence MNTKKLTLTAMFIAINVVLSSIVVIPLGPIKAAPVQHLINVLCAVFVGPWFGLAQAVISSVLRLIFGTGSAFAFPGSVIGVLLASGFYYYRKHVFMAAVGEVIGTGIIGSLMCIPVAWIIGLDNFVVKPLMLAFIVSSVIGSVISYIILMILKRKGLLTKFLS encoded by the coding sequence TTGAACACAAAAAAATTAACGTTAACCGCTATGTTTATAGCCATAAACGTTGTGTTAAGTAGTATTGTAGTTATTCCGTTAGGACCAATTAAAGCTGCTCCAGTTCAGCATTTAATCAATGTATTATGTGCCGTTTTTGTTGGGCCTTGGTTCGGACTGGCACAAGCTGTTATATCATCAGTGTTACGATTAATTTTTGGTACGGGTAGTGCTTTTGCCTTTCCTGGAAGTGTAATCGGTGTATTACTTGCTAGTGGCTTTTATTATTACCGTAAACACGTCTTTATGGCTGCGGTAGGTGAAGTTATTGGTACTGGTATTATTGGCAGTTTAATGTGTATACCTGTAGCTTGGATAATTGGTTTAGATAATTTTGTAGTTAAGCCATTAATGCTAGCATTCATCGTTTCTAGTGTTATCGGTTCCGTAATAAGTTATATCATTTTAATGATTTTAAAACGTAAAGGATTATTAACAAAATTCTTATCATAA
- a CDS encoding RicAFT regulatory complex protein RicA family protein, translated as MYSKEDILAEADEIVSKIQSLDTVRDYHDVEQQIHNNVSIEARMKELKQNQKQSVNLQNYGKTEALKQSEGKISGIEQDINAVPIVEEFRTLQYEANDLLQMMISTMANQLNRLHDNEKN; from the coding sequence ATGTATAGTAAAGAAGATATTTTGGCTGAAGCCGACGAAATTGTCTCTAAAATTCAATCGCTAGATACTGTTCGTGATTATCATGATGTTGAACAACAAATTCATAACAATGTCAGTATCGAAGCACGAATGAAAGAGTTAAAACAAAACCAAAAGCAATCTGTCAATTTGCAAAATTATGGTAAAACAGAAGCATTAAAGCAATCTGAAGGTAAAATAAGTGGCATTGAGCAAGACATTAATGCTGTTCCTATCGTTGAAGAATTCAGAACTTTACAATATGAAGCAAATGATTTATTACAAATGATGATTAGTACGATGGCTAATCAATTGAATCGATTACATGATAATGAAAAAAACTAA
- the miaB gene encoding tRNA (N6-isopentenyl adenosine(37)-C2)-methylthiotransferase MiaB yields the protein MNEEQRKHTSINILDERDKKAAKKETKDYSKYFEHVYQPPSLKEAKKRGKETIKYNDDFQIDEKYRSMGKGKTFLIKTYGCQMNAHDTEVMGGILSALGFEATDDINTADVILINTCAIRENAENKVFSEIGNLKHLKKERPETLIGVCGCMSQEESVVNKILKSYQNVDMIFGTHNIHRLPQILEEAYLAKAMVVEVWSKEGDVIENLPKVRAGNIKAWVNIMYGCDKFCTYCIVPFTRGKERSRRPEDIIDEVRDLARQGYQEITLLGQNVNSYGKDIDGLEYGLGDLLEDISKIDIPRVRFTTSHPWDFTDRMIEVIANGGNIVPHIHLPVQSGNNQVLKIMGRKYTRESYLELVNSIKEAIPNVALTTDIIVGYPNETAEQFEETLTLYDEVEFEHAYTYIYSQRDGTPAAKMKDNVPQDVKKARLQTLNQKVGYYSEKAMSQYEGVTVNVLCEGTSKKDETVLSGYTEKNKLVNFRAPKSMIGKIVKVKIDEAKQYSLNGTFIEETNKAVVTH from the coding sequence GTGAATGAAGAGCAAAGAAAGCATACTTCAATTAACATATTAGATGAACGTGACAAAAAAGCTGCTAAGAAAGAAACCAAGGATTACAGTAAATATTTTGAACACGTTTATCAACCACCAAGTTTAAAAGAAGCAAAAAAACGTGGCAAAGAAACGATTAAATATAATGATGACTTCCAAATAGACGAAAAATATAGAAGTATGGGAAAAGGCAAAACTTTTCTTATAAAAACATATGGTTGTCAAATGAACGCTCACGATACAGAAGTAATGGGTGGCATATTATCTGCATTAGGTTTTGAAGCTACAGATGATATTAACACGGCCGACGTTATATTGATAAATACTTGCGCAATCAGAGAAAATGCTGAAAATAAAGTGTTCAGTGAAATAGGTAATTTAAAACACCTTAAGAAAGAACGTCCCGAAACTTTAATTGGTGTTTGTGGCTGTATGTCACAAGAAGAGTCTGTCGTTAATAAAATTTTAAAATCATATCAAAATGTCGATATGATTTTTGGTACACATAACATTCATCGTTTGCCTCAAATTTTAGAAGAAGCCTATTTAGCTAAAGCAATGGTTGTCGAAGTGTGGTCTAAAGAGGGTGACGTCATTGAAAACTTACCTAAAGTTAGAGCTGGCAATATTAAAGCGTGGGTAAACATTATGTATGGCTGTGACAAATTTTGTACGTATTGTATCGTGCCATTTACAAGAGGTAAAGAACGAAGTAGACGACCGGAAGATATTATTGATGAAGTGAGAGATTTAGCTCGTCAAGGGTATCAAGAAATTACGCTACTTGGTCAAAACGTAAATTCATATGGGAAAGATATAGATGGTCTTGAGTATGGTTTAGGTGATTTACTAGAAGATATTTCAAAAATCGATATCCCTCGTGTAAGGTTTACAACGAGTCATCCATGGGACTTCACAGATAGAATGATAGAAGTGATTGCCAATGGAGGTAATATAGTTCCGCATATTCATTTACCAGTACAATCTGGTAATAATCAGGTGCTTAAAATTATGGGACGTAAATATACGAGAGAAAGTTATTTAGAGTTGGTTAATAGTATAAAAGAAGCTATTCCAAACGTCGCTTTAACGACTGACATTATTGTTGGTTATCCTAATGAAACAGCAGAACAATTTGAAGAAACGCTAACGTTATACGATGAAGTCGAATTTGAACATGCTTATACTTATATTTATTCACAGCGTGACGGTACCCCAGCTGCTAAAATGAAAGATAATGTGCCTCAAGATGTGAAGAAAGCGCGTTTACAAACTTTAAACCAAAAAGTTGGCTATTACTCTGAAAAAGCAATGAGCCAATATGAAGGTGTTACAGTTAACGTATTATGTGAGGGTACAAGTAAAAAAGACGAAACAGTATTATCTGGATATACAGAGAAAAATAAACTTGTAAACTTTAGAGCTCCTAAATCTATGATTGGTAAAATTGTAAAAGTGAAAATAGATGAAGCGAAACAATATTCATTAAATGGTACTTTTATTGAAGAAACTAATAAAGCTGTGGTGACCCATTAA
- a CDS encoding thiamine-binding protein gives MDDTLMSVQIIPKTPNNEDVIPYVDEAIKIIDDSGLQYRVGPLETTVQGDMNECLILIQKLNDRMAELEVPSTISQIKFYHVPEGITIETLTSKYDEI, from the coding sequence ATGGATGATACTTTAATGAGCGTACAAATTATTCCTAAAACGCCTAATAACGAGGATGTAATACCATACGTGGATGAAGCAATAAAAATTATAGATGATTCGGGTTTGCAGTATAGAGTGGGGCCATTAGAAACCACTGTCCAAGGGGATATGAATGAGTGCTTGATTTTAATTCAAAAACTTAATGATCGTATGGCTGAATTAGAAGTACCGAGTACGATTAGTCAAATAAAATTTTACCATGTGCCAGAAGGCATTACGATCGAGACACTAACTAGTAAATATGACGAAATATAA
- a CDS encoding poly-gamma-glutamate hydrolase family protein translates to MVDKYNSMTELLRHNKENEEWDIEINDNASPIVITAIHGGAIERGTSELAQLTSRKGNFSFYTFKGIKKNNNNELHVTSRNFDEPQLQQLVARKKRVLSIHGCNGTREIIYIGGRDNDTKARLAQAFNNIGIDTAPAPSYMSGIHKDNFVNQGTTLQGVQLEITIALRKKLFINHKFNLYDRENEDNWSTRMHEIAQACVEVLDQEER, encoded by the coding sequence ATGGTAGATAAGTATAATTCGATGACCGAACTTCTTCGTCATAATAAAGAAAATGAAGAATGGGATATAGAAATAAACGATAATGCAAGTCCAATTGTCATTACGGCTATACACGGTGGAGCTATAGAACGAGGTACTTCTGAATTAGCCCAACTTACGTCACGTAAAGGCAATTTTTCATTTTATACTTTTAAGGGTATCAAAAAAAATAACAATAATGAATTACATGTAACGTCTAGGAATTTCGATGAACCGCAGTTGCAACAATTAGTAGCACGAAAAAAAAGAGTGTTATCAATTCACGGTTGTAATGGAACTAGAGAAATTATTTATATTGGTGGACGTGATAATGATACCAAAGCTAGATTGGCACAAGCATTTAATAATATAGGTATTGATACAGCACCAGCACCTAGCTATATGTCAGGTATACATAAAGATAATTTTGTTAATCAAGGTACAACATTACAGGGCGTCCAATTAGAAATAACAATCGCATTGCGTAAAAAATTATTTATCAATCATAAATTCAACTTATATGATAGAGAAAATGAAGATAATTGGTCTACACGCATGCATGAAATTGCACAGGCATGTGTAGAAGTGCTTGACCAAGAGGAAAGATAA
- a CDS encoding 2-oxoacid:ferredoxin oxidoreductase subunit beta: MATFKDFRNNVKPNWCPGCGDFSVQAAIQKAAANVGLEPEEVAIITGIGCSGRLSGYINAYGVHGIHGRSLPLAQGVKMANKDLTVIASGGDGDGYAIGMGHTIHALRRNMNMTYIVMDNQIYGLTKGQTSPSSAPGFITKSTPKGNIEQNVAPLEIAISSGATFVAQGFSSDIKGLTKMIEDAINHDGFSFVNVFSPCVTYNKVNTYDWFKENLTSIDDIENYDATDKQKAMQNVLEYESLLKGIVYQDTKTPSYESQIAELDNTPLAKKDIKINENQFNELIGQFV; the protein is encoded by the coding sequence GTGGCAACGTTCAAAGATTTTAGAAATAATGTGAAGCCCAACTGGTGTCCAGGTTGTGGTGACTTTTCAGTACAAGCCGCAATCCAAAAAGCTGCAGCCAATGTAGGACTGGAACCAGAAGAAGTTGCGATAATAACAGGTATTGGTTGTTCTGGCCGTTTGTCAGGTTATATTAACGCATATGGCGTGCACGGTATTCACGGTCGTTCATTACCTTTAGCACAAGGCGTGAAGATGGCTAACAAAGATTTGACTGTTATTGCTTCTGGTGGTGACGGTGATGGTTATGCTATAGGTATGGGACATACGATTCATGCGCTTCGTAGAAATATGAATATGACTTACATCGTTATGGATAATCAAATATATGGTTTAACAAAAGGTCAAACATCGCCTTCATCTGCGCCAGGCTTCATTACAAAGTCAACGCCAAAAGGTAATATCGAACAAAATGTTGCCCCATTAGAGATAGCGATATCTTCCGGCGCAACTTTTGTAGCCCAAGGCTTTTCTAGTGATATAAAAGGATTAACAAAAATGATTGAAGACGCGATTAATCATGATGGGTTCTCCTTCGTTAATGTATTTTCACCATGCGTTACTTATAATAAAGTTAACACTTATGACTGGTTCAAAGAGAACTTAACAAGCATTGATGACATTGAAAATTATGATGCTACTGATAAACAAAAAGCAATGCAAAACGTATTAGAATATGAGTCCTTATTAAAAGGTATTGTTTATCAAGATACCAAAACACCTTCATATGAGTCTCAAATTGCAGAATTAGATAACACGCCTTTAGCTAAAAAAGACATCAAAATTAATGAAAACCAATTTAATGAATTAATTGGTCAATTTGTATAA